A stretch of the Dioscorea cayenensis subsp. rotundata cultivar TDr96_F1 chromosome 4, TDr96_F1_v2_PseudoChromosome.rev07_lg8_w22 25.fasta, whole genome shotgun sequence genome encodes the following:
- the LOC120259459 gene encoding protein trichome birefringence-like 26, with translation MASYTNCLKNGRPDRGFLHWKWQPNGCDLPPFDPLKFLNAMRNKSFALIGDSVFRNHARSLLCLLSVVAKADEIYHDRTNSGIFYYKEYNFTIYDIWSPFLVTYKLEKNLPDLELYLDVLDSQWTKNYDKYDYMLMSGSHWFYRRAVIYENNKVIGCHYCPDLDLNKIETDVSYRKALELTFKFITTSEHKPFVVLRTWSPNHFEDGEFPGSRICNRTEPFKEGEINGDPADLLMRSVEVEEFEKAAATGEKNGVRIELLDTYHLSLLRPDGHPGAYRNYHPFDGGKKNVENDCIHWCVPGPIDTWSELLMKIVIP, from the exons ATGGCAAGTTATACAAATTGTTTGAAGAATGGGAGGCCTGATAGAGGTTTTCTTCACTGGAAATGGCAACCAAATGGCTGTGACTTACCTCCTTTCGATCCACTCAAATTTCTGAACGCAATGCGCAATAAATCATTTGCACTGATTGGCGATTCTGTCTTCCGTAACCATGCTCGTTCATTGCTCTGTCTATTATCTGTG GTAGCCAAGGCTGACGAGATATATCACGACAGAACCAACTCCGGCATATTTTACTACAAAGAGTACAACTTTACAATCTATGATATCTGGTCGCCATTTCTTGTTACTTATAAGCTTGAAAAAAATCTGCCAGACTTGGAACTTTATCTTGATGTGCTGGATAGCCAATGGACCAAGAATTATGACAAGTATGACTATATGCTTATGTCTGGTAGCCACTGGTTCTACAGAAGAGCAGTCATATATGAGAACAACAAAGTCATTGGCTGCCATTACTGCCCTGACTTGGATCTCAACAAGATAGAGACTGATGTGTCTTATAGGAAGGCACTCGAGTTGACTTTCAAATTCATCACCACGTCTGAGCACAAGCCCTTTGTTGTCCTTAGGACATGGTCACCAAATCACTTTGAGGATGGAGAGTTCCCTGGCTCAAGAATTTGCAACAGGACTGAGCCATTTAAAGAAGGGGAAATCAATGGGGATCCTGCAGACCTTTTAATGAGGAGCGTTGAGGTTGAGGAGTTTGAGAAGGCTGCAGCCACTGGAGAAAAGAATGGGGTGAGAATCGAGCTTCTTGATACTTATCATCTTTCACTGTTGAGGCCTGATGGGCATCCAGGTGCCTACAGGAATTACCATCCATTTGATGGTGGTAAGAAGAATGTTGAGAACGACTGCATCCATTGGTGTGTGCCCGGTCCGATTGACACTTGGAGTGAACTGCTCATGAAGATTGTCATTCCTTGA